From the genome of Vicia villosa cultivar HV-30 ecotype Madison, WI linkage group LG2, Vvil1.0, whole genome shotgun sequence, one region includes:
- the LOC131647434 gene encoding uncharacterized protein LOC131647434: MVVEICSENCNIVSMSPRISFSHDFSQKGPIPIEKHPLRSNSSNSNSSIDFDFGVNENSEHESSSADELFSHGIILPTQIKKKTKNVPLKQATIQPTKPQHYALPPLYANGSKSSNKMITKDVKDLNNDEVDEKHGSNKSFWGFKRSSSCGSGYGRSLCPLPLISRSHSTGSSKKSSSTSRSSYSFGSSNHQKAQVKRCHGGAYGNNSVRVNPLLNVPCSSLFGFGSIFSKVRNKKKQQITCSKNN; this comes from the coding sequence ATGGTTGTTGAAATTTGTTCAGAAAATTGTAATATTGTTTCAATGAGTCCAAGAATTTCATTCTCACATGATTTCTCTCAAAAAGGTCCAATACCAATTGAAAAACACCCTTTAAGATCAAATTCATCTAATTCAAATTCAAGcattgattttgattttggtgTCAATGAAAATTCAGAACATGAATCATCTTCAGCTGATGAGCTTTTTTCTCATGGTATCATTCTTCCTACTCAAATCAAGAAGAAGACAAAAAATGTTCCTTTGAAGCAAGCAACAATTCAACCAACAAAACCTCAACATTATGCCTTACCACCACTCTATGCAAATGGAAGCAAAAGCTCAAACAAAATGATCACAAAGGATGTGAAAGATTTGAACAATGATGAAGTGGATGAGAAGCATGGTTCAAATAAGTCATTTTGGGGATTTAAGAGAAGTAGTAGTTGTGGAAGTGGATATGGTAGAAGTTTATGTCCTTTGCCACTTATTTCTAGAAGCCATTCAACTGGTTCTTCAAAGAAAAGTTCTTCAACTTCAAGATCCTCTTATTCTTTTGGTTCAAGCAATCATCAAAAGGCTCAAGTTAAGAGATGCCATGGTGGAGCTTATGGTAATAATAGTGTTAGGGTTAATCCTCTTTTGAATGTTCCTTGTTCAAGTCTTTTTggttttggttcaattttttcgAAAGTTAGAAATAAGAAGAAACAACAAATTACATGCTCCAAAAATAATTAG
- the LOC131650642 gene encoding uncharacterized protein LOC131650642, which translates to MPIYVKFMKEILSRKGKLKLDENIALAEECYAIIPRKLPQKLTVPSSFIISCSIGSLTINHALCNLGASINLMSLSMMRELKCGEPKQTNMILALVDRLITYPYGVLEDVLISVDGLLFLDDFVILDTSKYFEISLMLGRQFLATSKSLIDVVLGQLKLRFNKEKVVFNLFEALKPHKEIPQCY; encoded by the coding sequence ATGCCTATTTATGTGAAGTTCATGAAAGAGATATTATCGAGAAAGGGAAAGTTGAAACTTGATGAAAACATCGCTTTGGCGGAAGAGTGTTATGCTATCATCCCGAGGAAGCTTCCACAAAAACTCACTGTTCCAAGTAGTTTTATTATTTCGTGTTCCATCGGTTCGCTAACCATTAATCACGCATTATGTAATTTAGGAGCTAGCATCAATCTAATGTCGTTATCCATGATGAGAGAGTTGAAGTGTGGTGAACCAAAGCAAACAAATATGATCTTGGCACTAGTTGATCGCTTGATTACATATCCATATGGAGTGCTTGAAGATGTCCTTATTAGCGTTGATGGGCTATTGTTTCTAGATGATTTCGTAATTCTTGACACGtctaaatattttgaaatatcatTAATGTTAGGAAGGCAATTCTTGGCAACAAGTAAATCTCTCATAGATGTTGTACTGGGACAATTGAAACTAAGATTTAACAAAGAAAAAGTTGTCTTCAATTTGTTTGAAGCACTAAAGCCCCACAAGGAAATTCCTCAGTGTTACTAG